From one Enterobacteriaceae endosymbiont of Donacia provostii genomic stretch:
- the def gene encoding peptide deformylase, which produces MSIMKLLYFPNEKLRKIAKSIKTIDDNVKLLVNNMLKTMYFYNGIGLAATQIGINKRIIVIDITIKKNNPLILINPQIIEFDKSQIESKEGCLSIPIEQQYFILRYKKIKIRAKNLMNKNIELEAKYLLSSCIQHEIDHLNGILFIDYLSNLKYQRIYDKMNKIN; this is translated from the coding sequence ATGTCTATAATGAAATTATTATATTTTCCTAACGAAAAATTAAGAAAAATAGCAAAATCTATAAAAACAATAGATGACAATGTTAAATTATTGGTTAATAATATGCTTAAAACAATGTATTTTTATAATGGTATTGGATTAGCAGCAACACAAATAGGAATAAATAAACGAATTATAGTTATTGATATAACTATAAAAAAAAATAATCCTTTAATATTAATTAATCCACAAATTATAGAATTTGATAAATCTCAAATTGAAAGTAAAGAAGGTTGTCTTTCTATACCTATAGAACAACAATATTTTATTTTAAGATACAAAAAAATAAAAATTAGAGCTAAAAATTTAATGAATAAAAATATTGAATTAGAAGCAAAATATTTATTATCTTCATGTATACAACATGAAATAGATCATTTAAATGGAATTTTATTTATTGATTATCTATCAAATTTAAAATATCAAAGAATTTATGATAAAATGAATAAAATTAATTAA
- the aroE gene encoding shikimate dehydrogenase, with protein sequence MKLFALFGNPIEHSKSHIIHKLFAKQIGIEQKYIKIKVSTNSFSTSIINFFKNGGLGANITVPFKREAYQICDLLTNRAKFSGVVNTMKILNDHKILGDNTDGIGLLQDLQNLKYITSKSNILLLGAGGAAQGIIYPLIKFGCKITIVNRTYQNAKNIIQHFKKNKNINCLKIENLSKYPYNKTYYDIIINATSSSMKGDIINIPISVINSNIFCYDLFYNNNNTPFLKWCISQGVKNISDGIGMLIEQAAYSFYLWHDIMPDTKKVLMNIKKIN encoded by the coding sequence ATGAAATTATTTGCATTATTTGGTAATCCTATAGAACATAGTAAATCTCATATAATACATAAATTATTTGCTAAACAAATAGGAATAGAACAAAAATATATAAAAATAAAAGTATCAACAAATTCTTTTTCTACATCAATTATAAATTTTTTTAAAAATGGAGGCTTAGGAGCTAATATTACTGTTCCCTTTAAAAGGGAAGCATATCAAATATGTGATTTACTAACAAATAGAGCTAAATTTTCAGGTGTTGTTAATACAATGAAAATTTTAAATGATCATAAAATTTTAGGAGATAATACAGATGGAATAGGTTTACTACAAGATTTACAAAATTTAAAGTATATTACTTCAAAAAGTAATATTTTACTTTTAGGAGCAGGTGGGGCTGCACAAGGAATTATATATCCATTAATTAAATTTGGTTGTAAAATTACGATTGTAAATCGCACATATCAAAATGCTAAAAATATTATTCAACATTTTAAAAAAAATAAAAATATTAATTGTTTAAAAATTGAAAATTTATCAAAATATCCTTATAACAAAACATATTATGATATTATCATTAATGCTACTTCCAGTAGTATGAAAGGAGATATAATAAATATTCCTATATCAGTTATTAATTCTAATATTTTTTGTTATGATCTTTTTTATAATAATAATAATACACCATTTTTGAAATGGTGTATTTCTCAGGGAGTAAAAAATATATCTGATGGTATTGGAATGTTAATTGAACAAGCTGCATATTCTTTTTATTTATGGCACGATATAATGCCAGATACAAAAAAAGTATTAATGAATATAAAAAAAATTAATTAG
- a CDS encoding Fe-Mn family superoxide dismutase — MNYKLPKLLYKYSDLEPFFDTRTMEIHHTKHHQNYINNTNLVLKQNNVRDLKINELISNLDNISIPISQKIFLRNNAGGHANHSFFWKILKKNTKPNNIILNILKDEFINFENFKKNFEEKALKFFGSGWIWLIKTKNSLKIITTINQDNPLMFLDDKKEPIGYPLIGLDLWEHAYYLKYQNNKNLYIKSFWNVLNWDKVLQLFLSK, encoded by the coding sequence ATGAATTATAAATTACCAAAATTATTATATAAATATTCTGATTTAGAACCATTTTTTGATACAAGAACAATGGAAATACATCATACTAAACATCATCAAAATTATATTAATAATACTAATTTAGTGCTTAAACAAAATAATGTTAGAGATTTAAAAATAAATGAATTAATATCTAATTTAGATAATATTTCTATTCCTATATCTCAAAAAATATTTTTACGTAATAATGCAGGAGGGCATGCTAATCATAGTTTTTTTTGGAAAATTTTAAAAAAAAATACGAAACCTAATAATATTATATTAAATATTTTAAAAGATGAATTTATAAATTTTGAAAATTTTAAAAAAAATTTTGAAGAAAAAGCGCTAAAATTTTTTGGATCAGGGTGGATATGGTTAATTAAAACAAAAAATTCTTTAAAAATTATTACTACAATTAATCAAGATAATCCACTTATGTTTTTAGATGATAAAAAAGAACCTATAGGTTATCCTTTAATAGGGTTAGATTTATGGGAACATGCATATTATTTAAAATACCAAAATAATAAAAATTTATATATTAAATCTTTTTGGAATGTTTTAAATTGGGATAAAGTATTACAATTATTCTTAAGTAAATAA